The following nucleotide sequence is from Coffea eugenioides isolate CCC68of chromosome 10, Ceug_1.0, whole genome shotgun sequence.
CCAATCACCTGTTGGAATGGCGACCCTTATTTGGGATCAGTTCCTGATATGGTGCACTTAGCCCTTAGAAATTGACTTTGTAGTGGTTtacattaaaaaagaaaaaaacggTAGTTAAATATTTGATTTTGTAGTTTTGGATACTAAATTTATTAGTAGTGGGCTGCGTGTGTGTGATGATCACATAAAACAAGATGGGTGGATTGTAGAATTTGAGTTTATCGTTTTAGCAACTTACTATACCAGCTTTTACGAATTTTATCATGCTTACACTTGGCATATTTGTTATTTTCCATAAATCTATTTTCTAGTTCTAAAGGCAACACTACTAAATCAGCTCATTGACACCAAATGAATAAATTGGGAAAATCCATCATACTACTATTGTGAGGTATTTAAAAACTAATTCTCTTGATGATACAATAAGAAAAAGTttgtaaaacaaaaatttagaCTAAAATATCCCCAAAAAACAGTATAGGCATAAATATTGACGTAAAATAGAATGTTAAAACTGCAATGCATTGTAGCAGAAACATGATTTGCCTTGAATCAAATCCAGTAATAAGCCATAAGCCCCTTGACATTAACAGCCAGTCTTCAAGACTTCGAAGTATCTGGATTCCATAAAAGGGTGAGCAGTTATATCGAAAAAGCTGAAGTGGagtttatgtgattgtgatgcttagaaaatgcaaaaagtaaTGATTTTCAACTGTAGAAAGTACATAATCTTTTCAGCTTGAAAGGAACTAGCAATCCATCATGCAAAGTAAATGTTGCAAGTTATCTGGTACTCACCTCTAACTCTAAAAGTCAATTGTCCAAAATAGTTGGTTTCACAGCAAAATCTGTCAAATCTGTAATGAAGCCAATGAAACAAGTGAATTTGATGCTATTTATTTCtgtcatttttccttttttttttaatttcttccaAAGAATTACAATAATTAGAATGCAATTATAGAATATTACCCTTTCTGCTTCTTCAAGGTTTTGAACATCATCTTCAACACAGCTGGAAGAATGTGGGGGGAGAAGCCAACTTTTAGTGGATAAAAGCACCTGCAACATCTTAGAACCCTTTCCACTAAATGAATCACGAATATAACCTGCTCTGCTAAATTTAGATTCCAGAGCAGCTCTGGAGACGGGAACAACTAACAGATCACGAGCCATATTTGAGAGAATGGGGAATCTATGATTATTGCCCTTCCACCAAcccaaaacatcaaaataatCCCAATCTTGTTCAGTAGGTTCATCCAGATACCTCTCCAAATCTGATTTTCCATCAGCAAAAGCAGCAAGAGCttcctcccttttcttttgaatcaTATACTTCTCAAAGTCACTGCGAAAAGATCTTACACCTGATTCAGGTTCTTTCTCGCTAGAAGATGACTTTTCAGGTACATATAATCTTTTATATTCATCAAACAAGGTAAAAGCAGCCTCTCTCGCAATTTCTCCCATTTCTGGAGTCAAATGTAATTCTGAAGGTAAAGATTCAAGAATTTCCAACTTGTATCGAGGATCAAGGATAAGGGCAAGGTAGATTACCAAATTCATCTCTTTATATTTTCCCCAATAGTTTGTATATTTTTCCCTCAATCTCCTAGCCATCGAACTGATGCCCATTTCAGTACTGTCTTGCCATTCACTCAAGAGATGATGAACCTCAAACAACCGAGCAAAGATTGTGTTTGTTGTGACATGTCTAGAGCATGAAAGATGCAATGTTAGCCCATACAGGTGCCTCAATATCTGGATAAACCACTCGACCTTTTGCCAATCATCTCTGTTAGGCATACCAGCACCCCTAGTTTCACTTTTACAATGAGGATCTGATTCCTGAAACTTCTCAAAGGCTTTTTGGAGCTTTTGGGCTGTATCCAACATAAAAAAGGTGGAGATCCAGTTGGTGGGGACATCCATGCATAGCATTCTCTTGTTGCCTATTTTCTCTAATTCCACACATTCTTTAAACTTTATCAACCTAGCAGGAGAAAGCACAATAGAGTGGACCATTTCCCGAATGCGAGCAACTGATTCACCTATTTCTTGCAAGCTGTCAGAAGCCATAATTTTGATCACATTATCAATGTATCTTAGATGAAGATACTTGCCACCAAGCAAACTGTTCTCTGAATTAGAGAATCTTGTTTTCAAGTTATGAATGGCAACATCATTTGACTGCGAGTCCTCCACAGTTATAGCAAATATCTTATCTATTCCCCAATCAAGTAAGCACTTCTCAACTGCCTTTCCTATGGCCCCTGCACTATGATCAGATATCGGACAAAACTCTAACACATTTTTTTGCagtttccatttggaatctagAAAATGGGCTTTGACACATAAATAAGTAGTTTCCTGCTCAGATGTCCATGCATCCACAGAAAGACTAACCCTTTTATTACACAAGATGCTCTTTAACTTTGTCTTCTCCTCCTCAAAAAGTTCATAGCAGTCCCGATTAACCGTCGAACACGATGGTATCCGAAAAGAAGGACATGCCAGGGACATGAAAATCCTAAACTTTTCCCTCTGAACATCGCTTGGAGTCTGTTCATCACAAATTAAGCTACGAGCAAGAGCTTTCCTACTATCTTTCCGACTAAATACAAACTTATCAGGATCTTGATTATCCCGAGCAGTCCACACAAAAGTTCTTATCAAGTGGTCCTTCATGATGTTAGGAATGGAATAAATATAATCTTCAAAACTTGAATTAACAACTCCTCAATAAGAGCTCGCCCAATATTCGGTAAAGGTAAAAATGGGGAAATAATTATTAACCAAAAACAGAACTTTTCTTAATGAACATTTTCCAGCAAATGCAAGGGAACTAGAGGGTATAGAGTAAAAGTGGCTAAGAAATGAaacacaagaaaagaaaacaagaagaatgaTAATAATGGTAGTATATAATTGGGACAAAATGCAAacggggcaaaaaaaaaaaaaaaggcaagctCAACCCACAATTCAGTTCAATtgaaagaaggggaaaaaaattctTGAAGGGGATAAAAGGGCTTACAGTTGAGAGCAAGAGGCTGCATCATGATCATGGAACTTTGGCTTTTCCCCGAGATGAGGAGGAGATGGTTATTTGGTTGTGAGGTAAAATGTGATAGTCATTCTTGATTGAAGAACCTTAGTGGAACATAAAGAGCTGAAGACCAAAGGATAGGTTCTACCTCTTTCGCTTTAGCCCCGATTCTTTAGTCTGTGAAACAGAGAAGAGGAGAGGAGATTGGagatttgagtttttttttttttttcaaatttcccgCGTTTCCTATCTTCCCGCTCTCACCATGAAATCTACACTACATGTACGCATAAAGGGCGGTGGCTTTTGGTATACATAAAAATTTGTAAcgttatatatttttaaattatctTTGATAACAATCTATTACAAATATAGCTTTCTAttaagtaattttttttctaatttcatTTTTCAACTTATTAGGTAAATCTTAATTTTTATTAGCAACTACCAATTATGGTTACGAATTACGATTACTTGTATATAACTATTTTTTATACACTTGATAAATTCTCTACATATGtattatcaaaatataaaactaatttttaagaaataatttcaataaatatacacaaaaaaattttacaaatatttttccTATTACTTGCACACACATCAGTATGTGCCTTGAACACTAGTATAGTTTATGTACTCACattatatgaatttttttttctcaaaagtaTGATtattaaatgaattttttatagtTAAAAATTTGTTAAACAAATACAAGTTTGAAAACAATAATTATGCATGATTAATATGGATATGTTTAAAAATATTGGTTGATTTGTAATGCATTTTAGATGTTATGCTATTTACTTATAATTTTGTGGGTGAAAAATAAATCTAGTTataattttatcaaattattgatattatatgcatatatatatattcagaAAAGAGTACCATGTAACTTCTTTTgctttaatttatttcaacaaGATAAAGATAGGATTTAAGAATCACATAACCAGAATGGACATTTGAACACCATATGAgtttatgtgtgtgtatatacataaatacatatatatatatatatatatatatgcactaATCTCGCATCCAATGATCCACTTGCAATTAATTTATCTAAGTTACAGAGTGCATCTTTATAAGACGAGGGAATTTGTTATTCTTAGTTAAGTGCACTGataaatgaatgaatttgtGTGCACTGATATATTAGTAGTTGAACTTGGCTTGACTCAAACTTGCCCTTACtgtgtatttttcttgagttcaTTTTGGTTAAATTACAACATGCCATATGTGAAGCCAAAATCCATCTTTTAATTCTGCTTCTTAGATAATGTGCCGTATGCATACTGCTTCATTACAACAATCTCATTGAACGGCATAATGTGGTAGATTCTGaattttaactttcttttttataataaaatttataacTTAAATGCAAAAACAAATAAGAACACAAAATAAATGATTATCcaagaaatgaatgaatttgtGTGAACAGAttacacacacaaaaaaaagtaTTTGTGTGATCTAAGATACAAAGAGTTAATTTCCAACT
It contains:
- the LOC113750485 gene encoding zinc finger BED domain-containing protein RICESLEEPER 2-like, which translates into the protein MKDHLIRTFVWTARDNQDPDKFVFSRKDSRKALARSLICDEQTPSDVQREKFRIFMSLACPSFRIPSCSTVNRDCYELFEEEKTKLKSILCNKRVSLSVDAWTSEQETTYLCVKAHFLDSKWKLQKNVLEFCPISDHSAGAIGKAVEKCLLDWGIDKIFAITVEDSQSNDVAIHNLKTRFSNSENSLLGGKYLHLRYIDNVIKIMASDSLQEIGESVARIREMVHSIVLSPARLIKFKECVELEKIGNKRMLCMDVPTNWISTFFMLDTAQKLQKAFEKFQESDPHCKSETRGAGMPNRDDWQKVEWFIQILRHLYGLTLHLSCSRHVTTNTIFARLFEVHHLLSEWQDSTEMGISSMARRLREKYTNYWGKYKEMNLVIYLALILDPRYKLEILESLPSELHLTPEMGEIAREAAFTLFDEYKRLYVPEKSSSSEKEPESGVRSFRSDFEKYMIQKKREEALAAFADGKSDLERYLDEPTEQDWDYFDVLGWWKGNNHRFPILSNMARDLLVVPVSRAALESKFSRAGYIRDSFSGKGSKMLQVLLSTKSWLLPPHSSSCVEDDVQNLEEAERI